In the genome of Hymenobacter cellulosivorans, one region contains:
- a CDS encoding S66 peptidase family protein, translated as MPITSPFLRPHDRVAIVSTARKVSAEDVAAAVEILRSWQLEVVLGESITAVHHQFAGPDELRRRDLQQQLDAPDIRAIFCARGGYGTTRIIDQLDFSAFTEHPKWIAGFSDITTLNCHLLKLGYESIHGVMPFIFAQPGGEEALESLRRALFGEPQSYAVPPHPLNQPGTAAGELMGGNLTLLQNLTGTASDCPTAGRILFVEDVAEYLMNIDRMMVHLDRTGKLRNLAGLLVGHFTDSQDNAVPFGQTAYEIIATYAAKYDFPVAYGFPVGHEPQNIALICGHQARLTVTSQGAELHYL; from the coding sequence ATGCCCATTACCTCTCCCTTCCTGCGGCCCCACGACCGGGTAGCCATTGTTAGTACGGCCCGCAAAGTGTCGGCCGAGGACGTAGCCGCCGCCGTGGAGATTCTGCGCAGCTGGCAGCTGGAAGTGGTACTGGGCGAGTCTATTACGGCCGTACACCACCAGTTTGCCGGCCCCGATGAGCTGCGCCGCCGCGACTTGCAGCAGCAGCTCGACGCGCCCGACATCCGCGCCATTTTCTGCGCCCGGGGCGGCTACGGCACTACCCGCATCATCGACCAGCTCGACTTTTCGGCCTTTACCGAGCACCCCAAATGGATTGCCGGCTTCAGCGACATTACCACGCTGAACTGCCATCTGCTGAAGCTGGGCTACGAAAGTATCCACGGGGTAATGCCGTTTATTTTTGCCCAGCCCGGCGGGGAAGAAGCTCTGGAAAGCCTGCGCCGGGCCTTGTTCGGTGAGCCCCAGTCGTACGCTGTACCTCCTCATCCGCTCAACCAGCCTGGCACGGCCGCCGGCGAGCTGATGGGCGGCAACCTGACGCTGCTACAAAACCTGACCGGCACGGCCTCCGACTGCCCCACCGCTGGTCGCATTCTGTTTGTGGAAGACGTGGCCGAGTACCTGATGAACATCGACCGAATGATGGTACACCTGGACCGGACCGGCAAGCTCCGCAACCTGGCCGGACTGCTTGTGGGTCACTTCACCGACTCCCAGGACAACGCCGTGCCCTTTGGACAGACGGCCTACGAAATCATTGCAACCTACGCCGCCAAGTACGATTTCCCGGTGGCCTACGGCTTTCCCGTGGGCCACGAGCCCCAGAATATAGCCCTGATTTGCGGCCATCAAGCCCGGCTGACCGTGACCAGCCAGGGCGCCGAGCTTCACTACCTCTAG
- a CDS encoding M28 family peptidase, whose product MKNNRLGLTLAAAAGLLLASCGTDKKETTTSAPAETPATVAAPAFNADSAYAFTAKQVAFGPRVPNSKAHVATGDWLVKQFKAYGLTVKEQKFEVMAFDGTNLRSRNIIAQFNPTAARRVAVFAHWDTRPFADKDKEKKNAPLDGASDGASGVAVALEMARVLSQQPAAQQPGVGIDFILFDSEDYGYDSSTQSDLKDQLSAQGKDSWCLGSQYWSKNLVPANYKPSYGILLDMVGAKNAKFSREETSRQYARDVVDKVWNTAAQLGFSDFFLFQDSPGIDDDHVYTNQAGVRTIDIIDHLPVGDEYFPPYHHTTQDNMSVIDKRTLKAVGQTVLQTIYNE is encoded by the coding sequence ATGAAGAATAACCGACTTGGGCTAACCCTGGCCGCCGCGGCCGGTCTGCTGCTGGCCAGCTGCGGCACCGATAAAAAGGAAACCACGACCAGTGCCCCCGCCGAAACGCCTGCCACCGTTGCCGCTCCGGCTTTCAACGCCGACTCGGCCTATGCCTTTACGGCCAAGCAGGTGGCCTTTGGGCCGCGCGTGCCCAACTCGAAAGCCCACGTAGCCACCGGCGACTGGCTGGTAAAACAGTTCAAAGCCTACGGGCTGACGGTGAAGGAGCAGAAGTTTGAGGTTATGGCCTTCGATGGCACAAACCTGCGCAGCCGCAACATCATTGCCCAGTTCAATCCCACGGCGGCCCGGCGCGTTGCCGTGTTTGCCCACTGGGATACCCGCCCGTTCGCCGATAAGGACAAGGAGAAGAAAAATGCCCCGCTCGATGGGGCTTCCGACGGCGCCAGCGGCGTGGCCGTAGCCCTGGAAATGGCCCGGGTGCTCAGCCAGCAGCCTGCCGCCCAGCAGCCCGGCGTTGGCATCGACTTCATTTTGTTTGACTCCGAAGACTACGGCTACGACTCCTCAACGCAGTCCGATTTGAAAGACCAGCTCAGCGCCCAGGGCAAGGACAGCTGGTGCCTGGGCTCCCAGTACTGGTCGAAAAACCTGGTGCCGGCCAACTACAAGCCCAGCTACGGCATCCTGCTCGACATGGTGGGAGCCAAAAACGCCAAATTCAGCCGCGAGGAAACCTCCCGGCAGTACGCCCGCGACGTGGTAGACAAAGTGTGGAACACGGCCGCTCAGCTCGGCTTCTCCGATTTTTTCCTGTTTCAGGACAGCCCCGGCATCGACGATGACCATGTGTACACCAACCAGGCCGGCGTGCGCACCATCGACATTATCGACCACCTGCCCGTCGGGGATGAGTACTTTCCGCCTTACCACCACACCACCCAGGACAACATGAGCGTGATTGACAAGCGCACCCTGAAAGCCGTGGGCCAGACCGTGCTCCAAACGATTTACAACGAGTAG
- the cysS gene encoding cysteine--tRNA ligase, which produces MEHPLSLYNTLTRRKDQFVPVNAPFAGVYLCGPTVYSEAHLGNARGPVVFDVLTRYLRYLGYTVRYVRNVTDVGHLESDADEGEDKMAKAARAQRKEPMQIAQHYTNLYRQNMLALGCLPPDIEPQASGHITEQIRMVEEIIENGFGYEVNGSVYFDVPKYNAERDRYGKLSNRSIEDQLAGTRDTLAGQDEKRSPLDFAIWKKAAPEHIMRWPSPWGEGFPGWHLECSAMSRKYLGQLSDIHGGGLDLMFPHHECEIAQCQGSHTHTDESRFWVHNNMITVDGTKMSKSIGNFVLLGEMFKGPTATLTQAYSPMVVRFFLLQAHYRSPVDVSDEALQAARKGYRKLMNGLRLLDKLVLPEGAERSTDTEKADAELRKLVADIFVGLNDDLNTARAIASLFNLVRKFNGFFANLATLSSVSEAVLEDAMEAYRTVVTQVLGLQDEPRANAEQLLELTLGFYQEAKTAKAYDKVDQIRAALKGQGIVIKDLKTGVDWAYEE; this is translated from the coding sequence GGCCCGACGGTGTACAGCGAGGCCCACTTGGGCAACGCCCGCGGCCCAGTCGTATTCGACGTGCTGACGCGCTACTTGCGCTACCTGGGCTACACCGTGCGCTACGTGCGCAACGTAACCGACGTGGGACACCTGGAAAGCGACGCCGACGAAGGCGAGGACAAGATGGCCAAGGCCGCCCGCGCCCAGCGCAAGGAGCCCATGCAGATTGCCCAGCACTACACCAACCTGTACCGCCAGAACATGCTGGCTTTGGGCTGCCTGCCGCCCGATATCGAGCCCCAGGCCAGCGGCCACATCACCGAGCAAATTCGGATGGTGGAGGAAATCATCGAGAACGGCTTTGGCTACGAGGTCAACGGCTCGGTGTACTTCGACGTGCCCAAGTACAACGCCGAGCGTGACCGGTACGGCAAGCTCTCTAACCGCAGCATCGAAGACCAACTGGCTGGCACCCGCGACACGCTGGCCGGGCAGGACGAGAAGCGCAGCCCCCTGGATTTTGCCATCTGGAAAAAGGCCGCGCCCGAGCACATCATGCGCTGGCCTTCGCCCTGGGGCGAGGGTTTCCCGGGCTGGCACCTCGAGTGCTCGGCCATGAGCCGCAAGTACCTGGGCCAGCTCTCCGACATTCACGGCGGTGGCTTGGATTTGATGTTTCCGCACCACGAGTGCGAAATAGCCCAGTGCCAGGGCAGCCACACCCACACCGACGAGTCGCGCTTCTGGGTGCACAACAACATGATAACCGTGGACGGCACCAAGATGAGCAAGAGCATCGGCAACTTCGTGCTGCTGGGCGAAATGTTCAAAGGCCCCACGGCTACGCTCACCCAGGCCTATTCGCCCATGGTGGTGCGTTTCTTCCTGCTCCAGGCCCACTACCGCTCACCCGTCGACGTATCGGACGAGGCGCTGCAGGCGGCCCGCAAAGGCTACCGCAAGCTTATGAACGGCCTGCGCCTGCTCGACAAGCTGGTGCTGCCCGAAGGCGCTGAGCGGAGCACCGACACGGAGAAGGCCGACGCCGAGCTGCGCAAGCTGGTGGCCGATATTTTCGTAGGCCTCAACGACGATTTGAACACGGCCCGCGCCATTGCCAGCCTGTTTAATTTGGTGCGCAAGTTCAACGGATTCTTCGCCAACTTGGCCACACTGAGCTCGGTGAGCGAAGCTGTGCTGGAAGATGCTATGGAGGCTTACCGTACCGTCGTAACCCAGGTGCTGGGCTTGCAGGACGAGCCCCGGGCCAACGCCGAGCAGCTGCTGGAGCTTACCCTGGGCTTTTACCAGGAAGCCAAAACGGCCAAAGCCTACGACAAGGTTGACCAGATTCGGGCGGCGTTGAAAGGGCAGGGCATTGTGATTAAAGACTTAAAAACCGGCGTTGACTGGGCTTATGAAGAATAA
- a CDS encoding GNAT family N-acetyltransferase — translation MSFVVRELTAEQAQTRIPALVALFQDALDSGAALGFLAPVAEGELEEYWREVAEAVAQGHRILLVAEADGQLLGTTQLDLATKSNGLHRAEVCKVMVHRRARRQGVARRLLAAVDEKARQQQRTTLLLDTRQHDPSEQLYQQAGYTVAGTIPDFARSSSGELHATVIYYKLLS, via the coding sequence ATGAGCTTCGTTGTTCGAGAACTTACCGCTGAACAAGCCCAGACCCGGATTCCGGCTCTGGTGGCCTTGTTTCAGGACGCGCTGGACTCGGGTGCTGCTTTGGGCTTTCTGGCCCCGGTAGCAGAAGGCGAGCTGGAAGAATACTGGCGCGAAGTGGCCGAAGCTGTAGCCCAGGGCCACCGGATTTTGCTCGTGGCCGAAGCCGACGGGCAGCTGCTGGGTACTACGCAGCTCGACCTGGCCACCAAAAGCAATGGCCTGCACCGGGCCGAAGTCTGCAAGGTGATGGTGCACCGCCGGGCTCGGCGCCAGGGCGTAGCGCGCCGCTTGCTGGCAGCGGTGGACGAAAAAGCCCGGCAGCAGCAACGCACCACCCTGCTGCTGGATACCCGCCAGCACGACCCATCCGAGCAGCTCTATCAACAGGCCGGCTACACCGTCGCCGGCACCATCCCCGACTTTGCCCGCAGCTCTTCCGGCGAGCTACACGCCACGGTTATTTACTACAAGCTGTTGAGTTAG